Proteins co-encoded in one Metabacillus sp. KUDC1714 genomic window:
- a CDS encoding response regulator transcription factor, with product MYRILIVDDEKDERNVIRFLLNKYRFQLDIIEANNGKEALIQLEKQPINILFTDIKMPFIDGIELATKARELYPTIQTIFFSGHDDFNFIKKALSLRAVDYILKPVKPDEFQQTLCSVIQNIKTQEKERAQIEANTELLKTHILNRLINKTPLEKLKNEYPSINFAYLNEYSQMILMQFDEPFFDRLPKEKDTLFFYQQIEEAIPNFSCDFIDLNPFQIILLLKKNRDNSLHTKQIATRIQKKIHLEYRINCFISISNEISAPYEMPRLYEEMEKYIEDHFFYSDTYAYSKEATSIESKNYPETDDDLLQAIQNAIKFADTVSFRQNMNSLFEKYRSNLEISHVYVRFLFSKLLQLLCHDLPLYDKRTINKTMEAIYSCHHFSDIEEILISVQNEITKRLEEEKKSPKHVIQIVKQYIHEHYQEDLSLNLLSEQVYLSPGYLSEIFIQETGCGINKYIKNLRMEIAKDLLHSTNMKVNDICHNVGYQNLSYFVRSFREHFGASPEKYRQMERKMKENS from the coding sequence ATGTATCGAATCTTAATTGTAGATGACGAAAAAGACGAACGAAACGTCATTCGTTTTCTTCTAAATAAATACCGTTTTCAACTTGATATAATTGAAGCAAACAATGGAAAAGAGGCTCTTATTCAGTTAGAAAAACAGCCTATAAATATTTTATTTACAGATATTAAAATGCCCTTTATAGATGGGATTGAGTTGGCTACAAAAGCTAGAGAACTTTATCCAACTATTCAAACGATCTTTTTTAGTGGTCATGATGATTTTAACTTTATTAAAAAAGCTCTTTCATTAAGAGCTGTTGATTATATTTTGAAACCAGTAAAACCTGATGAATTTCAACAAACACTTTGTTCCGTCATACAAAATATTAAAACTCAGGAGAAAGAACGAGCACAAATAGAAGCAAATACTGAGCTTCTTAAAACCCATATTCTCAATCGTCTTATAAATAAGACTCCTTTGGAAAAGCTTAAAAATGAATACCCTTCCATAAATTTCGCCTATTTAAATGAATATTCTCAAATGATTTTAATGCAGTTTGATGAACCTTTTTTCGATCGACTTCCTAAGGAAAAAGACACTCTTTTCTTTTACCAACAAATCGAGGAAGCTATTCCAAACTTTTCTTGCGACTTTATTGATCTTAATCCTTTTCAGATTATATTGTTACTAAAGAAAAATCGGGATAACTCATTACACACTAAACAGATTGCAACCAGAATACAAAAAAAAATCCACTTAGAATATCGTATAAACTGTTTTATTTCAATAAGTAATGAAATCTCAGCTCCATATGAAATGCCTAGATTATACGAGGAGATGGAAAAGTATATAGAGGACCACTTTTTCTATTCTGACACCTATGCATATTCAAAAGAAGCAACATCAATCGAAAGTAAAAACTACCCTGAAACAGATGATGACCTACTACAGGCCATACAAAATGCCATTAAATTTGCAGATACCGTTAGTTTTAGACAAAATATGAATTCTTTGTTCGAAAAGTACCGTTCAAATCTAGAAATATCCCATGTATATGTGCGATTTTTATTTTCAAAACTATTACAGCTGCTTTGTCATGATCTACCCTTATATGATAAAAGAACAATTAATAAAACAATGGAGGCTATATATTCCTGTCATCATTTTTCTGATATAGAAGAAATTTTGATTTCGGTTCAAAATGAAATCACAAAAAGATTAGAGGAAGAAAAAAAATCTCCAAAACATGTTATCCAAATCGTAAAACAATATATACACGAACATTATCAAGAAGACTTATCTTTGAATTTATTGTCTGAACAAGTGTACTTATCACCTGGATATTTAAGTGAAATATTCATCCAAGAAACAGGTTGCGGAATCAATAAATATATTAAAAATCTAAGGATGGAAATAGCAAAAGATCTCCTCCATAGTACAAATATGAAAGTGAATGATATATGTCATAATGTAGGCTATCAAAATCTTTCATATTTCGTTCGTAGTTTTCGGGAACATTTCGGAGCAAGTCCAGAAAAATACCGGCAAATGGAAAGAAAAATGAAAGAGAATTCTTAA
- a CDS encoding sensor histidine kinase, whose product MNKIKVWFKNLKFRNKILFICLLAGLLPVITLGSFWYNQIQHLFITRENEVLDESLNQAISSLDYKVNTYFDAMNHIVWNEDVKRGVTSHYDNNYEMFLFYHYTLDPLLNTSKFLQTDINRITIYSNNKMHSHGESLRPLSDIEQYSWFESISKATTPKLIVSAKEETFEVASQLFDRHHNTTNIVYMDIDYENVFESMSTLYENNYGLIILDENDLPVFQINKFSEKNKSFALTENELLKQLSENSIEEQYIYKKAELIPYNWTAYLYRPIGTVSASSYELEFTFFIVVLSSILILFLSIYFLSKVVVRPLIMLSKNMEQIEKGELVVTVTNTASDEIGNLIQKFGNMVHKLQTMINEVYKSKIARQEYEMKALQAQINPHFFYNSLSLINSKAIMADQEDISQMAQYLSSFYRTTLNQGKSIISVKDELENTTSYIQIQRMMHSYSFEVHCEVEKDILDYTMINLLLQPLVENAINHGIDHKETSGKGVLTISGKQNEDNLIFTVSDNGCGIVPEKLKTILTNKTEGYGVRNVHDRVQLSYGQKFGLAYQSEINVGTTVTLTIPKRL is encoded by the coding sequence ATGAACAAAATAAAAGTCTGGTTTAAGAACTTAAAATTCAGAAATAAAATTTTATTTATCTGTTTACTAGCAGGTCTACTCCCAGTCATTACATTGGGAAGTTTTTGGTATAATCAGATTCAACATTTATTTATTACACGCGAAAATGAAGTGTTAGATGAATCTCTTAATCAAGCAATCTCCAGTCTTGATTATAAAGTAAATACTTATTTTGATGCTATGAATCATATAGTTTGGAATGAAGATGTAAAAAGAGGAGTTACATCTCATTATGACAATAACTATGAAATGTTTTTATTCTATCACTATACACTAGATCCTCTATTAAACACTTCAAAATTTTTACAAACGGATATCAATAGAATTACGATATATAGTAATAATAAAATGCATTCACACGGTGAGAGCCTTCGTCCTTTATCAGATATTGAACAATACAGTTGGTTTGAAAGTATTTCGAAAGCGACCACACCAAAACTAATTGTATCAGCTAAAGAGGAGACATTCGAGGTTGCGAGCCAATTATTTGATCGTCATCATAATACGACTAATATCGTTTACATGGATATCGATTATGAAAATGTGTTTGAATCAATGTCCACCTTATATGAAAACAACTACGGACTAATTATTCTTGATGAAAATGATCTGCCTGTGTTCCAAATAAACAAATTTTCAGAAAAGAATAAGTCTTTTGCGCTAACAGAAAACGAATTGCTAAAACAATTAAGCGAAAATTCCATAGAAGAACAGTACATATATAAGAAAGCTGAACTTATACCCTATAACTGGACAGCATATCTATATCGTCCTATAGGTACAGTCTCTGCCTCTTCTTATGAACTTGAATTCACATTTTTTATCGTCGTTCTTTCTTCAATCCTAATCTTGTTTTTATCAATCTATTTTCTTTCAAAAGTGGTAGTCCGGCCGTTAATCATGCTATCAAAAAATATGGAACAGATTGAAAAAGGGGAATTGGTCGTAACTGTTACCAACACTGCATCTGACGAAATCGGTAACTTAATTCAAAAATTCGGAAATATGGTTCATAAATTACAAACCATGATTAATGAAGTATACAAAAGTAAAATCGCTCGTCAAGAATATGAGATGAAAGCATTACAAGCTCAAATTAATCCTCACTTTTTCTATAACAGTCTATCGCTGATCAACAGCAAGGCAATTATGGCTGATCAAGAGGATATTAGTCAAATGGCTCAATACCTTTCATCGTTTTACCGTACGACGTTGAATCAAGGAAAAAGTATCATCTCAGTCAAAGATGAACTCGAAAATACAACTTCTTATATTCAAATTCAACGAATGATGCATTCCTATTCATTTGAAGTTCATTGTGAAGTAGAGAAAGATATCCTTGATTACACGATGATTAATCTTCTTTTACAGCCGTTAGTAGAAAATGCCATAAATCATGGGATTGATCACAAAGAAACATCCGGTAAAGGAGTTTTAACGATATCAGGCAAACAAAATGAGGATAACTTGATTTTCACAGTATCTGATAATGGTTGTGGAATAGTCCCTGAAAAGCTAAAAACAATTTTAACAAATAAAACAGAAGGATATGGAGTAAGGAATGTCCACGACCGCGTACAACTTTCTTACGGTCAAAAGTTTGGTTTAGCTTATCAGAGTGAAATAAATGTAGGAACAACAGTAACCCTCACCATTCCTAAAAGACTGTAA
- the phnC gene encoding phosphonate ABC transporter ATP-binding protein: protein MNPLLSIKNLVKVYGKDTRALNGITLDFYPGEFIVVIGPSGAGKSTFIRCINRLVNPSEGKIIFDGQHLEKLSGRKLRKERSKIGMIFQHYNLVGRTNVIKNVLHGQLSSTPLYKSLLGLYRHEDKQEAVELLKKVGLQDQIYKRADELSGGQMQRVGICRAILQRPKLLLADEPIASLDPLSANIVMQQLHTISLEKKLTCIVNLHQVDYAKKYATRIIGIKKGAVVFDGAPSRLTDAMIQEIYEGKESQMTLQGKSGMQLAVGQNDE, encoded by the coding sequence ATGAATCCATTATTATCAATAAAAAATTTAGTTAAAGTCTATGGTAAAGATACACGTGCTTTGAATGGAATAACTTTAGATTTTTACCCAGGTGAATTTATTGTTGTCATTGGTCCATCTGGTGCAGGAAAGTCCACATTTATCCGTTGCATCAATCGCCTTGTGAACCCGTCCGAAGGGAAAATTATATTCGACGGGCAGCATCTCGAGAAACTTAGTGGGCGGAAGCTAAGAAAAGAAAGGTCCAAAATTGGGATGATTTTTCAGCATTATAACTTGGTTGGCAGAACGAATGTGATTAAAAATGTTCTTCATGGCCAATTAAGCAGCACTCCATTATACAAGAGCTTGCTAGGGCTCTATCGCCATGAGGATAAGCAAGAAGCTGTTGAACTTCTAAAAAAAGTGGGTCTTCAAGACCAAATATATAAACGAGCAGATGAGCTTTCTGGGGGGCAAATGCAGCGGGTTGGAATTTGTCGAGCAATTTTACAGAGACCAAAGCTGTTGCTCGCGGACGAGCCGATTGCGTCACTGGACCCGCTCTCTGCCAATATTGTCATGCAGCAGCTACATACGATTTCTTTAGAGAAGAAATTAACCTGTATAGTGAATCTCCACCAAGTGGACTACGCCAAAAAGTATGCCACACGAATTATTGGGATTAAAAAAGGGGCGGTTGTTTTTGATGGAGCCCCATCTCGATTAACGGATGCAATGATTCAAGAAATCTATGAAGGAAAAGAATCACAAATGACGCTTCAGGGTAAGAGTGGAATGCAATTGGCTGTGGGGCAAAACGATGAATAG
- a CDS encoding carbohydrate ABC transporter permease — protein MVQNKTFSARLGKVIIYAIVILLGLICLLPLWNIVAISFSSSEAVAANAVGLTPINFTTKAYTMIMQDGQFWRSFSISIQRVILSLIINMILIVLMAYPLSKSKRNFRGRNIYMNLIIFAMLFNGGMIPTYLVVKNLDLLNTIWSLVLPGAVQIFSIILVMNFFIGVPKSLEEAAIMDGANPWQILIKVYIPISLPALATVALFSIVGNWNDFFSGLIYMTKVSNYPIMTYIQSLSIDIQDILKAGANSSQLENIMEVSNRNLNAAKIVISTIPLLLIYPILQKYFITGIVVGSVKE, from the coding sequence GTGGTACAGAATAAAACATTTTCCGCGCGATTAGGAAAAGTAATCATCTATGCAATCGTCATATTATTAGGGCTAATCTGTCTCCTGCCATTGTGGAATATTGTCGCTATTTCTTTTAGTAGTAGTGAGGCGGTTGCGGCAAATGCCGTAGGTTTAACACCGATAAATTTTACAACAAAAGCATATACGATGATCATGCAGGATGGACAATTTTGGCGCTCATTTTCTATATCCATTCAACGAGTGATTCTTTCACTTATTATTAATATGATATTAATTGTCTTAATGGCATATCCACTTTCTAAATCGAAACGAAATTTTAGAGGTAGAAATATATATATGAATCTTATTATTTTTGCGATGTTGTTTAATGGCGGCATGATTCCTACTTATTTAGTCGTGAAAAACTTAGATCTCCTAAATACAATATGGTCCTTGGTATTACCCGGAGCAGTCCAAATTTTTAGCATTATTTTAGTAATGAATTTCTTCATAGGTGTACCCAAATCGTTAGAAGAAGCAGCTATTATGGACGGCGCTAACCCATGGCAAATATTAATAAAGGTTTATATTCCTATCTCCTTACCAGCCCTAGCAACGGTTGCATTATTTAGTATTGTTGGAAACTGGAATGACTTCTTTTCAGGATTAATTTACATGACGAAAGTTAGCAATTACCCTATCATGACTTATATTCAGTCATTATCAATTGATATTCAAGATATATTAAAAGCAGGGGCAAACTCAAGTCAATTGGAAAATATAATGGAAGTTTCAAATAGAAATTTAAACGCTGCAAAAATCGTCATTTCTACTATTCCATTATTACTAATCTATCCAATATTACAGAAATATTTTATTACAGGTATTGTGGTTGGTTCCGTAAAGGAATAG
- a CDS encoding tyrosine-protein phosphatase: protein MMKNAKLNWVRLPIDSLENCRELGGYSTECGDQTKWHSFLRSSDMSKLSKEEIDFLGEYGVKTVIDLRGEDEIETHKNPLAEEDFCEYYNIPFITENVSDITVTSYEITMGDFYIDLLEQKNDSVKRIFDVIAQAKAGCIVFHCAAGKDRTGILAMLLLGLAGVEKKDIVSNYEVTYTNLESIHQIENPYGDIPREYMYSNRDYIIRAYEYILHTYQSVGQYLLTKGVGQDVIDRVRGRLIGLGETVAS from the coding sequence ATGATGAAAAATGCTAAATTAAATTGGGTCCGCTTGCCCATTGATAGTCTAGAAAACTGTAGGGAATTAGGTGGATACAGTACCGAATGTGGGGACCAAACAAAGTGGCACTCGTTTTTAAGATCAAGTGATATGAGCAAACTCTCTAAAGAGGAAATCGACTTTTTAGGAGAGTATGGAGTGAAAACTGTCATTGATCTGCGAGGAGAAGATGAAATTGAAACACATAAAAATCCACTTGCGGAAGAGGATTTTTGTGAATACTATAACATCCCATTTATTACCGAGAACGTTTCAGATATTACTGTAACTTCATATGAGATTACAATGGGAGATTTTTATATTGATTTATTGGAGCAAAAAAACGATTCTGTAAAAAGAATTTTTGATGTGATCGCTCAAGCAAAAGCAGGCTGCATCGTTTTTCATTGCGCGGCCGGAAAAGATCGAACAGGGATCTTAGCCATGCTGCTGTTAGGCTTAGCGGGAGTAGAAAAGAAAGATATTGTCTCAAATTATGAAGTAACCTACACGAACCTTGAGTCCATTCATCAGATTGAAAATCCTTATGGAGATATTCCAAGGGAGTACATGTATTCAAATCGTGACTATATCATAAGAGCATATGAATACATCCTTCATACTTATCAAAGTGTTGGACAATATTTACTGACAAAAGGTGTGGGGCAGGATGTGATTGATCGAGTAAGGGGACGATTAATAGGTCTAGGTGAAACTGTTGCATCATAG
- a CDS encoding PhnE/PtxC family ABC transporter permease, with product MEHIRVTSKGSVGKSILLVLILGAVFFAAVKLINLDMQKFYERLENVPVVLSRMMAVDFSIVPDALLNIVTSLALALLTLVVAVFLAMFLSFLAASNIAPNRYLAIFIKGFFAIIRSVPSLVWGLMVIASLGFGNVSGFVAILISAVGYLTKTFTASIEETGSEIIEAMKATGASWFKIIYHGLIPLCITAFVAWITVCFETNVSESIGLGIIGVGGIGLLLTQAINTYNYAQTTTIVIMICLLMVVLELVMTKMKNKIKFGNS from the coding sequence ATGGAGCACATTCGAGTCACTTCAAAAGGAAGTGTTGGTAAGTCGATTCTTCTTGTTCTTATTTTGGGAGCTGTGTTTTTTGCAGCTGTAAAGCTTATCAATTTAGATATGCAAAAATTTTATGAACGGTTAGAAAATGTTCCCGTCGTCTTAAGTAGAATGATGGCTGTCGATTTTTCAATTGTTCCTGATGCACTTTTGAATATTGTGACCAGTTTAGCATTGGCTTTGTTAACATTGGTTGTAGCTGTTTTTTTAGCCATGTTTTTAAGTTTTTTAGCAGCATCAAATATTGCACCGAATCGATACTTAGCGATTTTTATAAAAGGTTTTTTTGCCATCATTCGCTCTGTTCCTTCGCTGGTATGGGGGCTAATGGTGATTGCGAGTCTAGGGTTTGGCAATGTGTCAGGATTTGTTGCGATTTTGATTTCAGCTGTCGGCTATCTAACCAAAACTTTTACAGCGAGTATAGAAGAGACAGGCAGCGAGATTATTGAAGCGATGAAGGCAACCGGTGCTTCTTGGTTTAAAATTATTTATCACGGATTGATCCCGCTTTGTATTACCGCTTTTGTTGCTTGGATTACCGTTTGCTTTGAAACCAATGTTTCAGAATCAATCGGTTTAGGAATCATTGGGGTTGGCGGGATTGGTCTTTTATTGACACAAGCGATTAATACGTATAACTATGCACAAACAACCACGATTGTCATTATGATTTGTTTACTCATGGTTGTGCTTGAACTGGTGATGACGAAGATGAAAAATAAGATTAAATTTGGAAACAGTTGA
- the phnE gene encoding phosphonate ABC transporter, permease protein PhnE: MNSKIVPKIPLDQRDSKRTFVIVAAIFAVLIFSVYYLEISFIEMLMGIPSFVMFFFEKFLPPNTENLQQYIPAVIDTLGYAVISTYISTIIAFVFGILISENTNKFKTLRVITRGFVSVLRNIPFIIWGALLVYIFGIGGIVGVLALILVTIGFLSKSYAESIDEISGDKLEALRANGSSYFQILFHGVIPQFVPAWINWTLFAFEINVRASAVLGLVGAGGIGVLIDTNINLFKYGEAITIIAVIVMIILLTELVTNSIRKRFV; this comes from the coding sequence ATGAATAGTAAAATAGTTCCTAAGATCCCGCTCGATCAAAGAGATTCTAAAAGAACCTTTGTAATTGTGGCAGCCATCTTTGCCGTGTTGATATTTTCAGTTTATTATTTAGAGATTTCCTTTATAGAGATGCTCATGGGCATACCAAGCTTTGTTATGTTTTTCTTTGAAAAGTTCCTTCCGCCAAACACGGAGAATTTACAGCAATATATTCCAGCGGTGATCGATACGCTCGGTTATGCGGTCATCTCAACCTACATTTCTACGATTATTGCGTTTGTTTTCGGGATATTAATCTCGGAAAATACTAATAAGTTTAAAACATTAAGGGTGATTACCCGCGGTTTTGTATCGGTTTTACGAAATATTCCTTTTATTATTTGGGGAGCCTTATTGGTTTATATTTTCGGTATTGGTGGGATTGTTGGAGTTTTAGCATTGATTCTTGTAACAATCGGATTTTTAAGTAAAAGTTATGCAGAATCGATTGATGAAATTTCAGGAGACAAGCTTGAGGCGTTACGGGCGAATGGTTCCTCTTATTTTCAAATCTTGTTTCATGGTGTCATCCCGCAGTTTGTTCCAGCTTGGATTAATTGGACGTTATTTGCCTTTGAAATTAATGTCCGAGCGTCTGCTGTTTTAGGTCTCGTTGGGGCTGGCGGTATTGGTGTTCTAATAGATACAAATATTAATTTGTTTAAATATGGAGAAGCAATTACCATTATTGCCGTAATCGTCATGATTATTTTATTAACAGAGTTAGTAACCAATTCGATTCGTAAACGTTTCGTCTAA
- a CDS encoding GntR family transcriptional regulator, translating to MTQHSLVDIAYTKIRENLINATFMPGQFLSENGLAKELNMSRTPIRVAISRLESEGFVATIKNRGIIVKEISMKEMLDLSQVILLLQDFSVDEVAVRGNRFDLEELKMYLDLQFEAEKNIDYYEYIQNYILFTRCMIASANNNTMLDFMDSLKDKFVRMAMVNWKLTPNQKHYSANQMNKLIYEAICSENYSRVKQICKETLSKSRERIINSVAL from the coding sequence ATGACCCAACACTCACTGGTTGATATAGCTTATACGAAAATTCGCGAAAATTTAATTAATGCAACTTTTATGCCAGGACAGTTTCTATCGGAAAATGGATTAGCAAAAGAACTAAACATGAGTCGCACTCCAATTAGAGTTGCAATCTCCCGTTTAGAGTCAGAGGGATTTGTCGCAACAATTAAAAATCGTGGAATTATAGTGAAAGAGATTTCAATGAAAGAAATGTTAGACCTTTCGCAAGTAATCTTACTTTTACAAGATTTCTCTGTAGATGAAGTAGCAGTGAGGGGCAACCGCTTCGATCTTGAGGAATTGAAAATGTATTTAGACCTCCAGTTTGAAGCAGAAAAGAATATAGATTACTATGAATATATTCAAAACTACATTCTTTTTACTCGTTGTATGATTGCATCTGCTAACAATAATACAATGTTGGACTTCATGGATTCCTTGAAAGATAAATTTGTACGAATGGCTATGGTTAATTGGAAATTGACCCCTAACCAAAAGCATTATTCTGCCAATCAAATGAATAAATTAATTTATGAAGCTATTTGTTCGGAAAATTATTCTAGAGTTAAGCAAATTTGTAAAGAAACTTTATCAAAAAGTCGAGAAAGAATCATTAATTCCGTTGCATTATAA
- a CDS encoding extracellular solute-binding protein, whose product MKRNSLFKRVTMLSMASIMTFSLVACVEKEPSNAADSASENGEKIIKMGRVTSANSKLPEGDTYEDNAYTRLVEEKLGVKIENAFEGEGEDYTRQVALAISSGELPDMMRVDSREELKELVENDLIADLTDVYNENASDYIKDIYDSYDGRSLEDASFDERLMALPATIGDEAPNMIWIRKDWTEKLGLEIDSDGDRSITLDELEKTAKAFIENDPGETGNPIGIPMAYWLNSGSYGGSALNMTSIAGIFNAYPRFWLEDENGKITNGSITEGTKQALGVLSDWYKEGILDPQFGTRTWDDIMALVTNGQTGIVTGPWHIPDWGLSTVREMDKNADFEAYSLEDENGKVNVAHTNPTGAFIVVRKDYEHPELAIEILNLFYDELANSKDLETDYPEVAEYKELGVDGSTRPFNIEVLKSDNLLFDYSTIMGAVNGEIEMGEIASSEARDAATSIKKYTENPSDADTADWSKYHSRVKGMGLIDKLTKEDKFNWVNPVYFGNTETLEKKGANLLKLEEEDFIKIVTGAEPLEYFDTFVSNWKSQGGDEIIAEIEAINADRSNE is encoded by the coding sequence ATGAAGCGCAACTCATTATTTAAGAGGGTTACCATGCTATCTATGGCATCTATTATGACATTTTCTTTAGTGGCATGTGTAGAAAAAGAGCCATCCAATGCAGCGGATTCTGCATCAGAAAATGGAGAAAAAATCATTAAAATGGGGCGAGTAACTTCAGCTAATTCAAAATTACCTGAAGGTGATACTTATGAAGATAATGCCTATACCCGTCTAGTAGAAGAGAAATTAGGTGTGAAAATAGAAAATGCATTTGAAGGTGAAGGAGAAGATTATACGAGACAGGTTGCACTTGCTATCTCTTCTGGAGAACTACCTGATATGATGCGAGTCGATTCAAGAGAAGAATTGAAAGAGTTAGTTGAGAATGACTTAATAGCAGATTTGACGGATGTTTATAACGAAAATGCAAGCGATTACATTAAAGATATATATGATTCTTATGATGGACGAAGTTTAGAAGATGCATCATTCGACGAACGACTAATGGCACTTCCAGCAACAATAGGGGATGAAGCTCCTAATATGATTTGGATTAGAAAAGACTGGACGGAAAAGTTAGGATTAGAAATTGATAGTGATGGTGATCGTAGCATCACATTAGATGAACTAGAAAAAACTGCGAAGGCTTTCATAGAAAATGATCCTGGGGAAACGGGCAATCCAATCGGAATCCCTATGGCTTACTGGTTAAATTCCGGAAGTTATGGAGGCTCTGCACTTAATATGACATCAATTGCTGGAATCTTTAATGCTTATCCTCGATTTTGGCTAGAAGATGAAAATGGAAAGATTACGAATGGCTCAATAACAGAGGGAACTAAGCAAGCACTAGGTGTCTTGTCTGATTGGTATAAGGAAGGGATCCTTGATCCACAGTTTGGAACTAGAACATGGGATGACATAATGGCTCTTGTAACAAATGGACAAACAGGTATAGTTACTGGTCCATGGCATATTCCGGACTGGGGATTATCAACTGTAAGAGAAATGGATAAGAATGCAGATTTCGAAGCTTATTCATTAGAAGATGAAAATGGAAAAGTAAACGTTGCTCACACGAACCCAACTGGTGCTTTTATCGTTGTCAGAAAAGACTATGAACATCCAGAATTAGCGATTGAGATTTTGAATCTCTTCTATGACGAGCTAGCAAATTCAAAAGACTTAGAAACTGATTATCCAGAAGTTGCAGAATACAAAGAACTTGGTGTTGATGGGTCAACGAGACCGTTTAATATCGAAGTGTTAAAATCAGATAATTTGTTATTTGACTATTCAACTATAATGGGTGCAGTAAACGGTGAAATTGAGATGGGAGAAATCGCTTCATCTGAAGCAAGAGATGCAGCAACTAGTATTAAAAAATATACCGAAAATCCTAGTGATGCTGATACGGCAGATTGGTCAAAATATCACTCTAGAGTGAAAGGTATGGGTTTGATCGATAAACTTACAAAAGAGGATAAATTCAATTGGGTAAATCCAGTGTACTTCGGAAATACGGAGACATTAGAGAAAAAAGGTGCGAACCTTCTTAAATTAGAAGAAGAAGACTTCATTAAAATTGTAACAGGTGCTGAGCCTCTTGAATATTTTGATACCTTTGTATCAAATTGGAAAAGTCAAGGCGGAGATGAAATCATCGCTGAAATCGAAGCAATAAATGCTGATAGGAGTAATGAATAA
- a CDS encoding ABC transporter permease, with translation MLLPGMIFLFIFSYIPMFGIIMAFQDYIPAKGLLGSEFVGFDHFTYMFSLPDIGQIFSNTIVIALGKIVLGTLMAIVFSILLNEVRIKLLKKSIQTVVYLPHFLSWVVLASVVLNMFNLDGTVNQILTFFGFEKLNFLGSNKLFQPLIIGTDVWKEFGFNSIVYLAAITAIDPGLHEAAGIDGANWWKRVWHITLPGMLPIILLLAILSLPNILNAGFDQIYNLYSPMVYETGDILDTYVYRIGLIGREYSFGTAVGLFKSLIGLVLILSANNAAKKYTDRKLF, from the coding sequence ATGCTGTTGCCCGGGATGATCTTTCTATTCATTTTTAGTTATATCCCAATGTTTGGGATCATCATGGCTTTTCAAGATTATATTCCAGCAAAAGGATTGTTAGGTTCTGAATTTGTTGGATTTGATCATTTTACTTATATGTTCTCATTACCTGATATCGGGCAAATATTTTCAAATACAATTGTAATCGCACTTGGAAAAATAGTCTTAGGAACTTTAATGGCAATTGTATTCTCAATTTTATTAAACGAAGTTAGGATTAAACTGTTAAAAAAATCAATTCAAACCGTTGTATATTTACCTCATTTTTTATCATGGGTTGTATTGGCATCTGTTGTGTTAAATATGTTTAATCTTGATGGAACTGTGAATCAAATTTTAACTTTTTTTGGGTTTGAAAAGCTGAACTTTCTTGGAAGTAATAAGCTATTTCAACCATTAATAATTGGTACAGATGTTTGGAAGGAATTTGGATTTAATTCCATTGTATACTTAGCTGCAATAACTGCAATAGACCCAGGGCTTCATGAAGCAGCAGGGATTGATGGAGCCAATTGGTGGAAAAGAGTTTGGCACATTACACTTCCTGGCATGTTGCCTATAATCCTTCTATTGGCTATTCTAAGTCTCCCTAATATCTTGAATGCTGGTTTTGATCAAATCTATAACCTGTATTCACCCATGGTTTATGAGACAGGAGACATTCTGGATACCTATGTATATCGAATCGGGTTAATTGGCCGTGAATATAGCTTTGGTACAGCAGTTGGTTTATTTAAATCATTAATAGGATTAGTTTTAATATTATCAGCAAACAATGCTGCTAAAAAATATACAGATCGAAAGTTATTCTAA